A genomic region of Vitreoscilla filiformis contains the following coding sequences:
- a CDS encoding DNA-binding protein — protein MSTATKTTQWLKPPQAARAEFEAKGVSISAWAAEHKVSRSLVYEILAGRKPCHRGQSHRIAVLLGMKAGELTRSVCAVNAPAYQRPATASGRQATT, from the coding sequence ATGAGCACCGCCACCAAAACCACCCAATGGCTCAAGCCGCCCCAGGCGGCGCGCGCCGAATTTGAGGCCAAGGGCGTCTCCATTTCCGCCTGGGCTGCTGAGCACAAAGTCAGCCGTAGCTTGGTTTACGAAATCCTGGCAGGACGCAAGCCCTGCCACCGGGGCCAAAGCCACCGCATTGCCGTGTTGCTGGGTATGAAGGCCGGCGAGCTGACGCGCAGCGTGTGTGCCGTCAACGCCCCGGCCTACCAACGCCCTGCCACGGCGTCGGGCCGCCAAGCCACGACGTAG
- a CDS encoding Mor transcription activator family protein: MTRKKPYLFIENLTAVAARVLTDRGMAPDTATTIGREIAVGMCNMYARTHLYIPAAIDLTKPLSARNRAILNAYSQPSPTARPFSSRRVEELAQEYGLTETYLYELLSDTMDAVRKEQGLPPMDERQGQFPL; encoded by the coding sequence ATGACTCGCAAAAAGCCGTATCTGTTCATTGAGAACTTGACGGCCGTGGCAGCCCGAGTACTGACTGATCGCGGTATGGCGCCAGACACTGCTACGACCATTGGGCGAGAAATCGCAGTGGGGATGTGCAACATGTACGCTCGCACTCACCTGTACATCCCCGCAGCCATCGACCTGACCAAGCCTCTCAGCGCACGGAATCGCGCCATTCTCAATGCGTACAGTCAACCAAGCCCTACCGCTCGCCCGTTCTCGTCGCGCCGGGTCGAAGAGCTGGCACAAGAGTACGGTCTGACCGAAACCTACCTGTATGAACTGCTGAGCGACACCATGGACGCAGTGCGCAAAGAGCAAGGATTGCCGCCGATGGATGAACGGCAAGGGCAGTTCCCGTTGTAA
- a CDS encoding recombination-associated protein RdgC produces the protein MFKNLILYAITGTNPARCADLIPALVREEFRPCEPAKEHSAGWVDPADPSATRGALVQPLFCHGWMLAYKTETKKVPTQALKARVAEMAEAIYKETGRRPGKTAAKDLAEAAKFELLPRAFALQETTLVWLDTDNGWLALDCASAKRGADIVTALVRMIPGLVVTPVQTQVSPAAAMSTWLGSGDAPWSFGLCLGRSAELHRQDETRAKVRYVNHSLVTDEVRAHVREGYTAKQLALEWDTRMTFVLTDAWTLRNVALTDVVLEENKTAGGPGWPDAEEVWRTDAVLMTAELQRMLADLMNALGGKLAIGQPAATAQA, from the coding sequence ATGTTCAAGAACCTGATTTTGTACGCCATCACCGGCACCAACCCTGCCCGGTGCGCCGACCTGATTCCTGCGCTGGTGCGCGAGGAGTTCCGCCCCTGCGAGCCGGCCAAGGAACATTCGGCTGGTTGGGTTGATCCGGCCGACCCGAGCGCGACCCGAGGCGCTTTGGTGCAGCCGTTGTTCTGCCACGGCTGGATGCTGGCCTACAAGACCGAAACCAAGAAGGTGCCCACCCAGGCGCTGAAGGCGCGGGTGGCAGAGATGGCCGAGGCCATCTACAAGGAAACCGGGCGCCGCCCCGGCAAGACGGCTGCCAAGGATTTGGCCGAAGCAGCCAAGTTTGAGCTGTTGCCCCGTGCGTTTGCCCTCCAAGAAACCACGCTGGTGTGGCTGGACACGGACAACGGCTGGCTGGCATTGGACTGCGCCAGCGCCAAGCGCGGCGCGGACATCGTGACGGCGCTGGTGCGGATGATCCCCGGCCTTGTGGTGACGCCAGTGCAGACGCAGGTTTCCCCGGCTGCGGCCATGTCCACCTGGCTGGGCAGCGGTGATGCACCCTGGTCGTTTGGCCTGTGCCTGGGCCGCTCCGCCGAGCTGCACCGTCAGGACGAAACCCGCGCCAAGGTGCGCTACGTCAACCACTCGCTGGTGACGGACGAAGTGCGTGCCCATGTGCGTGAGGGCTACACCGCCAAGCAACTGGCGTTGGAGTGGGATACCCGGATGACCTTTGTGCTCACCGATGCCTGGACGCTGCGGAACGTGGCCCTCACCGATGTGGTGCTGGAAGAGAACAAGACGGCGGGCGGCCCCGGCTGGCCTGACGCCGAGGAGGTTTGGCGCACCGATGCGGTGCTGATGACCGCCGAGCTGCAACGCATGTTGGCCGACTTGATGAACGCCCTGGGCGGCAAGTTGGCGATCGGGCAACCCGCTGCCACCGCCCAGGCGTAA
- a CDS encoding KilA-N domain-containing protein, whose product MNDLSILNTAIRRDSAGRYCLNDLHKAAGNNNRHRPSLWLANKATKAQLAVLESEARIPALRAEDVSQGDTQISGVTFQSKAGIPALPISDQRGGQYESRGTFVCKELVYSYAMWISPEFFLKVVRAYDALMTGNYVKPLTQAEKYWFSRRPHWQDVRRLVFDGHTYAQVGQMLKRSATSVGYAIRRMIAVGLINPVEFIRLRYFPETAERLIAGNKQMCLNWGVAQ is encoded by the coding sequence ATGAACGACCTCTCCATCCTCAACACCGCGATCCGCCGCGATAGCGCCGGGCGCTACTGCCTGAACGACTTGCACAAGGCGGCAGGCAACAACAACCGGCATCGCCCTTCGCTGTGGCTGGCGAACAAGGCGACGAAAGCACAGCTTGCTGTGCTGGAAAGTGAAGCCCGAATTCCTGCTTTACGTGCAGAAGATGTTTCGCAAGGTGATACCCAAATTTCGGGTGTCACTTTCCAAAGTAAAGCAGGAATTCCTGCTTTACCCATCAGCGACCAACGAGGTGGGCAATACGAGTCACGCGGCACGTTTGTGTGCAAAGAGCTGGTCTACAGCTACGCCATGTGGATCAGCCCCGAGTTCTTCCTCAAGGTGGTGCGCGCCTACGACGCCCTGATGACCGGCAACTACGTCAAGCCACTGACGCAAGCCGAGAAGTATTGGTTCAGCCGCCGCCCGCACTGGCAAGACGTGCGCCGCCTGGTGTTCGACGGCCACACCTACGCCCAGGTGGGGCAGATGCTCAAACGCAGCGCCACCAGCGTGGGCTACGCCATCCGCCGAATGATCGCTGTGGGCCTCATCAACCCGGTGGAGTTCATCCGCCTGCGCTACTTCCCTGAAACCGCCGAGCGCCTGATTGCCGGTAACAAGCAGATGTGCCTGAATTGGGGAGTGGCGCAATGA
- a CDS encoding phosphatase PAP2 family protein gives MIRCFAALRQPGALRRYVGWHAVVLPGMFALLGATLHWSGADFALSRLWFDSATGQFVGQDVRWLELLGHRLAKSAVLALWGLLLVAAVAARWWPAWRPHRGVLWRTVLAMALGPAVVAGLKDINTAACPWSLVEFGGSAVYHLDWFVSRAEAGRCFPGGHAAGGFSLIALAFAGRLTGHPRLERWGLWAALLVGGLFSGVRMLQGAHFASHNLWSAALDWWLAMLVFAPALCAQATPTIAPMPSPTDLKTI, from the coding sequence GTGATTCGTTGTTTTGCTGCTTTGCGCCAACCGGGTGCGCTCCGGCGTTATGTCGGATGGCATGCCGTCGTCCTGCCGGGGATGTTTGCCTTGTTAGGCGCCACCCTGCATTGGAGCGGCGCTGACTTCGCTTTGAGCCGGCTGTGGTTTGACAGTGCCACCGGCCAATTTGTCGGCCAAGATGTGCGCTGGCTGGAGCTACTGGGGCATCGCTTGGCCAAGTCGGCGGTGCTGGCGCTGTGGGGGTTGCTGTTGGTGGCGGCGGTGGCGGCGCGTTGGTGGCCGGCGTGGCGCCCGCATCGGGGGGTGTTGTGGCGCACTGTGCTGGCCATGGCGCTGGGCCCAGCCGTGGTCGCAGGGCTCAAAGACATCAATACCGCCGCGTGCCCCTGGAGTCTGGTGGAATTCGGGGGCAGCGCGGTGTATCACCTGGACTGGTTTGTCAGCCGGGCCGAAGCCGGACGCTGTTTCCCCGGAGGGCACGCTGCCGGTGGTTTCTCGCTCATCGCCCTGGCGTTTGCGGGGCGGCTGACCGGCCATCCTCGCTTAGAACGCTGGGGGCTGTGGGCCGCCTTGCTGGTGGGGGGCTTGTTCAGCGGGGTTCGCATGCTCCAAGGGGCGCACTTCGCCAGTCACAACCTGTGGTCGGCAGCGCTGGATTGGTGGCTGGCGATGCTGGTGTTTGCCCCGGCTTTGTGCGCACAGGCCACCCCCACCATCGCCCCGATGCCCTCTCCGACCGATTTGAAGACGATTTGA
- a CDS encoding sensor histidine kinase yields the protein MTALRTDLEMLALATGDETARRLRLQRALTAVDAVAGALDSVRTLHAAPVHPPQWVNLARCVQDAWDSLGDLPSRHALSLCNDIDVAVHVMADRHALLTILRNLMRNAAEHAAPAQCRVWNTPDGVVFEDDGPGVSAPELALLFERYWRGRLADSPTPAEPGDARGLGLAIARQMAEMQGWRLHAEAVVPHGLRFVVTLAVHHGFSTEASLGSCVLPT from the coding sequence TTGACCGCGTTACGCACCGATCTGGAGATGTTGGCCTTGGCAACGGGGGATGAAACAGCGCGGCGCCTGCGTCTGCAACGGGCACTGACGGCGGTGGATGCGGTGGCCGGGGCGCTGGATTCGGTGCGTACCCTGCATGCAGCGCCGGTGCATCCGCCACAGTGGGTGAACCTGGCCCGCTGCGTCCAAGATGCCTGGGACAGCCTGGGGGACTTGCCCAGCCGCCACGCCCTGAGTTTGTGCAACGACATCGACGTGGCCGTGCATGTCATGGCGGATCGTCACGCCTTGCTGACCATTTTGCGCAACCTGATGCGCAACGCCGCCGAACACGCCGCCCCCGCCCAATGCCGGGTGTGGAACACGCCGGACGGGGTGGTGTTCGAGGACGATGGCCCCGGAGTGTCGGCGCCCGAGCTGGCGCTGCTGTTTGAGCGTTATTGGCGCGGGCGCTTGGCCGACAGCCCCACTCCCGCCGAGCCGGGGGACGCACGCGGCCTGGGGCTGGCCATCGCCCGGCAGATGGCAGAAATGCAAGGCTGGCGCTTGCATGCCGAGGCCGTCGTGCCCCATGGTCTGCGGTTTGTGGTGACGTTGGCTGTGCATCACGGTTTTTCGACGGAGGCCTCTCTAGGATCGTGCGTTTTGCCCACATGA
- a CDS encoding DUF3164 family protein, translating to MSTQQTSTIPAGYMQDPQGRLIPEAMVEDIDKLRDQTVREIVAELKELQALTQAKKRKTFDAVQAFCEISAEKYEITWGGNKGNVSLRSFDGQYKVERAIQDCIVFDERLQVAKNLISECIDEWIAEGVRPELAAIAQDAFQVDKEGRVSVAKVLSLRRFNFPDPRWQRAMHVIAECIMVTGSRSYIRVYERVGATNKYVPIVLDWSAI from the coding sequence ATGAGCACGCAACAAACCTCCACCATCCCCGCCGGCTACATGCAAGACCCGCAGGGCCGACTGATCCCCGAAGCCATGGTCGAAGACATCGACAAGCTGCGCGATCAAACGGTGCGCGAAATCGTGGCCGAGTTGAAAGAACTGCAAGCCCTGACCCAAGCCAAAAAACGCAAGACGTTTGATGCCGTTCAGGCGTTCTGCGAGATCAGCGCTGAGAAGTACGAGATCACCTGGGGCGGCAACAAGGGCAATGTGAGCCTGCGCTCGTTCGATGGTCAGTACAAAGTCGAACGGGCCATTCAGGACTGCATCGTGTTTGATGAGCGTCTGCAAGTCGCCAAGAACCTGATCAGCGAATGCATCGACGAGTGGATCGCTGAGGGCGTGCGCCCGGAGCTGGCGGCCATCGCGCAAGACGCCTTCCAGGTGGACAAAGAGGGGCGGGTGTCGGTGGCCAAGGTGTTGAGCCTGCGCCGCTTCAATTTCCCCGACCCGCGCTGGCAACGCGCCATGCATGTCATCGCCGAATGCATCATGGTCACGGGCAGCCGCAGCTACATCCGGGTCTATGAGCGCGTGGGGGCCACGAACAAATACGTGCCCATCGTGTTGGACTGGTCGGCCATTTGA
- a CDS encoding IclR family transcriptional regulator codes for MSPVSASSARMPTSVDKTLRALQALAGHEVHGLSPADLAERLKVAPSWISQVMPALEAEHWVERIPDTGRWRLGVAPVRIGLTAAQHLQRARTELDSLTSRYLGSAQ; via the coding sequence ATGAGCCCCGTCTCTGCCTCCTCCGCTCGCATGCCCACCTCGGTGGATAAAACCCTGCGTGCCCTGCAAGCCCTGGCCGGCCACGAAGTGCATGGCCTCTCTCCCGCCGACCTGGCCGAGCGCCTGAAGGTGGCGCCGAGCTGGATCAGCCAAGTGATGCCGGCCCTCGAAGCCGAGCACTGGGTCGAGCGCATCCCTGACACCGGCCGCTGGCGCCTGGGTGTGGCCCCGGTACGCATCGGCCTGACCGCAGCGCAACACCTGCAACGCGCTCGCACCGAGCTGGACAGCCTGACCAGCCGTTACCTGGGGAGCGCGCAATGA
- a CDS encoding DDE-type integrase/transposase/recombinase: MPPSHQISADQVLYLHEVRTRLDKAAHGECGAIADEAAAQLGVTRSTIHRLLAEQLGRDTGRKRRSDAGKRGVTHDELMKISAALMGTFRRKGINRMTADDAVELLRHDTVGLISTQLSTSRLLVLLREAGLHPDQLRLPEPAIQVATEHPNQFWQVDASVCVVYYLSNATGLQVMDEKKFYKNKPANITRVQEERLIRYTAADVNSHDFLTRYYLGSESAANLGEFLIWAFGDKGGRHPMHGVPLHLEFDPGAANTSAPVLNLCERLKSKVLVHERHRSRSNGSVEKAHHLVEIHFELASLRFAKVASLDDLNDKALLWSHWYCGTKNHSRYGRPRHAQWLTITADQLRIAPPADVMRRLMRAHPIKRKVDTNLEITFALRGADGKVSRHSYRVRHLPGVKAGDMVPVVADPYHPPSVEVGYVDGSTGRLAWMPFEAVTFTSAGYATDAPQRGQELRAAPRGLLDVNRDAVVQTAYGGDTLDEAKERQEKGGLVFAGQVDPFAMHKADAAQLPTYMPKRGHQVAVEDRAVSTRRLTVPEACQELKRRLGERYTPQVYGWVQARFGADGVPEDQLETLAEQLAPSAPAAQPVAPMPLRAVGGL, encoded by the coding sequence ATGCCTCCGAGCCATCAAATTTCAGCCGATCAAGTGCTGTACCTGCACGAGGTACGCACCCGGCTGGACAAGGCCGCGCACGGCGAGTGCGGCGCCATTGCGGATGAGGCGGCGGCGCAGCTTGGCGTGACGCGCAGCACCATCCACCGCCTACTGGCCGAGCAGCTCGGCCGGGACACGGGGCGCAAGCGCCGCAGCGATGCGGGCAAGCGTGGCGTGACCCACGATGAGCTGATGAAGATCAGCGCGGCGCTGATGGGCACCTTCCGACGCAAAGGCATCAACCGCATGACCGCCGATGACGCGGTGGAGCTGCTGCGCCACGACACGGTGGGGCTCATCAGCACCCAGCTTTCCACCAGCAGGCTGCTGGTGCTGCTGCGCGAAGCCGGGCTGCACCCCGACCAGTTGCGCCTGCCGGAGCCGGCGATTCAGGTGGCCACGGAGCACCCGAACCAGTTCTGGCAAGTGGATGCATCGGTGTGCGTTGTTTATTACCTCAGCAACGCCACCGGGTTGCAGGTGATGGACGAAAAGAAGTTCTACAAGAATAAGCCGGCGAATATCACCCGCGTCCAGGAAGAACGGTTGATTCGGTATACCGCCGCCGATGTGAACTCCCATGATTTCCTGACCCGGTATTACCTGGGCAGTGAATCAGCGGCCAACCTGGGTGAGTTTCTGATCTGGGCGTTTGGTGACAAGGGCGGACGCCACCCGATGCACGGGGTGCCGCTGCATCTGGAGTTCGACCCAGGTGCGGCCAACACCTCGGCGCCGGTGCTCAACCTGTGCGAGCGCCTGAAGTCCAAGGTGCTGGTGCATGAGCGTCACCGCTCACGCTCCAACGGCAGCGTGGAGAAGGCCCACCACCTGGTGGAAATCCACTTCGAGCTGGCCAGCCTGCGCTTTGCCAAAGTGGCCAGCCTGGACGACTTGAACGACAAGGCGCTGCTGTGGAGCCACTGGTACTGCGGCACGAAGAACCACAGCCGCTACGGGCGCCCGCGCCATGCGCAATGGTTGACGATCACCGCTGACCAACTGCGCATCGCTCCCCCGGCGGATGTGATGCGCCGCCTGATGCGGGCGCACCCGATCAAGCGCAAGGTGGACACGAATCTGGAGATCACCTTCGCCTTGCGTGGGGCCGATGGCAAGGTGAGCCGCCACAGCTACCGCGTGCGCCACTTGCCGGGCGTGAAGGCTGGGGACATGGTGCCGGTGGTGGCCGACCCGTACCACCCGCCCAGCGTCGAGGTTGGCTATGTGGACGGCAGCACCGGGCGCCTGGCGTGGATGCCGTTCGAGGCGGTGACGTTCACCAGTGCCGGATACGCCACCGACGCACCGCAGCGCGGCCAGGAACTGCGCGCCGCGCCGCGTGGCTTGCTGGACGTGAACCGGGATGCGGTGGTGCAAACCGCCTACGGCGGCGACACGCTGGACGAAGCCAAGGAACGCCAAGAAAAGGGTGGCCTTGTGTTTGCCGGGCAGGTTGACCCGTTTGCCATGCACAAGGCGGATGCCGCCCAACTGCCCACTTACATGCCCAAGCGCGGGCACCAAGTGGCGGTGGAAGACCGGGCGGTATCCACCCGCCGCCTGACGGTGCCCGAGGCGTGCCAAGAGCTGAAGCGCCGCCTGGGCGAGCGCTACACGCCCCAGGTGTACGGCTGGGTGCAAGCCCGGTTCGGCGCCGACGGCGTGCCCGAAGACCAACTCGAAACCCTGGCCGAGCAACTGGCGCCAAGCGCACCCGCTGCCCAGCCCGTGGCCCCGATGCCGCTGCGTGCGGTGGGAGGTTTGTGA
- a CDS encoding regulatory protein GemA, which translates to MATAATATTKASKAAPLTQLLGIARTWADASGVMTEAEYRQRMARMFGGRTSATQLTRAEQYHLLTTLFERELGWKRTGKGGTPAPGSGRRKLERSPASTKIRALWLFLYVLGEVRDSSERALAHYIKRQVGVEDLHWLTSQQKSDVIEALKFWAVRPMSADVAKMRAALENPTMRQDPPAYRDALVFAERAANSASWAPWWRAWQSASAALGRKVDEAIAKPLATPIRKAKPIEVAA; encoded by the coding sequence ATGGCAACCGCAGCCACAGCTACAACCAAGGCCTCAAAGGCCGCGCCGCTGACGCAACTGTTGGGCATTGCACGCACCTGGGCTGATGCGTCGGGCGTGATGACCGAGGCCGAATATCGCCAACGGATGGCGCGCATGTTTGGTGGCCGCACGTCGGCTACCCAACTCACGCGGGCTGAGCAGTACCACCTGCTGACCACGTTGTTTGAGCGTGAGCTGGGGTGGAAGCGCACGGGCAAGGGGGGCACCCCAGCGCCAGGCTCCGGGCGGCGCAAGCTGGAGCGCTCGCCAGCGTCCACAAAAATCCGGGCGCTGTGGCTGTTTTTATACGTGCTGGGCGAAGTGCGTGATTCAAGCGAGCGCGCCTTGGCGCATTACATCAAGCGTCAAGTCGGGGTCGAAGATCTGCACTGGCTCACGTCACAGCAAAAGTCCGACGTGATTGAAGCGCTGAAGTTCTGGGCTGTGCGCCCGATGAGCGCCGATGTTGCCAAGATGCGTGCCGCCTTGGAAAACCCGACGATGCGCCAAGACCCTCCCGCCTACCGTGATGCATTGGTGTTCGCCGAACGTGCGGCTAACAGCGCCAGTTGGGCGCCGTGGTGGCGCGCATGGCAAAGCGCCAGCGCAGCGCTGGGGCGCAAGGTGGATGAGGCGATTGCTAAGCCACTGGCAACGCCCATCCGCAAGGCCAAGCCGATTGAGGTGGCGGCATGA
- a CDS encoding ExeA family protein, with protein MTPNTHPLRLHTVLTASRLSLRQVAEPAGISPAGLSQLALHGQWPKRRDQAELRQAVTRSLADLGVPTEQLDHLFEPLPDATQTAPSTTDKPSLLPPLRRAHRAGTHPNTRTTPNQEDTMLIAKQSLTTDARKHFKLFTGPFDDEVTQDAHLFANAEIRFVREMVWQAALNARMLALVGESGSGKTTILGDLKERIQRENKLLKIIAPSVVGMADKDTKGKPLKSSDILAAIVLDLDPKATVAQTSEARTRQVLKLLEEHRKAGWAHVLVLEEAHDSPSTTLNQFKRLHERMRVGRAPLLGILMVGHQELADKLQKNDVREVLQRTEIVELRPLGVKSGDLAAYMAHRVKAYCGRELGELFELDAIAALATRLQGDIYPLAINNLSNRALNQAAELGAPVVTADVVRMA; from the coding sequence ATGACCCCCAACACCCACCCCCTGCGCCTGCACACCGTGCTGACCGCCTCGCGGTTGAGCCTGCGCCAAGTGGCTGAACCGGCGGGCATTTCACCGGCAGGTTTGTCACAACTGGCGCTGCATGGGCAGTGGCCCAAGCGCCGCGATCAGGCCGAACTGCGCCAGGCCGTCACCCGCTCGCTCGCTGACCTGGGCGTGCCAACCGAGCAGCTTGATCACCTGTTCGAGCCGCTACCGGATGCCACCCAAACCGCCCCCAGCACCACCGACAAGCCCTCTCTGTTGCCCCCGCTGCGCCGCGCCCATCGGGCTGGCACCCACCCCAACACCCGCACCACACCCAACCAGGAAGACACCATGCTGATCGCCAAACAGAGCCTGACCACCGACGCTCGCAAGCACTTCAAGTTGTTCACCGGCCCGTTCGACGACGAGGTGACACAAGACGCTCACCTGTTCGCCAATGCCGAAATCCGGTTCGTGCGCGAAATGGTGTGGCAAGCCGCACTCAACGCCCGCATGTTGGCCCTGGTAGGCGAGAGTGGCTCAGGCAAGACCACCATCCTGGGCGACCTGAAAGAGCGCATCCAGCGCGAGAACAAACTGCTCAAGATCATCGCCCCCAGCGTGGTGGGCATGGCCGACAAAGACACCAAGGGCAAGCCGCTCAAGAGCAGCGACATCCTGGCGGCCATCGTGCTCGACCTCGACCCCAAAGCCACCGTGGCCCAAACCTCCGAGGCGCGCACCCGCCAAGTGTTGAAACTGCTGGAAGAACATCGCAAGGCGGGCTGGGCGCATGTACTGGTTCTGGAAGAGGCGCACGACTCACCCTCCACCACCCTCAACCAGTTCAAGCGTTTGCATGAGCGCATGCGCGTGGGTCGGGCTCCACTGCTGGGCATCCTGATGGTGGGCCACCAGGAGCTGGCCGACAAACTGCAAAAGAACGATGTGCGCGAAGTGCTGCAACGCACCGAGATCGTCGAACTGCGCCCGCTGGGTGTGAAGTCGGGCGACCTGGCCGCCTACATGGCCCACCGCGTCAAAGCCTACTGTGGTCGGGAGTTGGGCGAACTGTTCGAGCTGGACGCTATCGCGGCCCTGGCCACGCGGCTGCAAGGCGACATCTACCCGCTGGCCATCAACAATTTGTCCAACCGGGCGCTGAATCAGGCCGCCGAGCTGGGCGCCCCGGTGGTGACTGCTGACGTGGTGCGGATGGCATGA